From a single Vanacampus margaritifer isolate UIUO_Vmar chromosome 15, RoL_Vmar_1.0, whole genome shotgun sequence genomic region:
- the phlda1 gene encoding pleckstrin homology-like domain family A member 1, whose translation MLENGRKVFKEGVLEKRSDGLLQLWKKKLCVLTEDGVLLLPPKQHDNPQQQQPHHNQHHQHHHRGEDAGKVKELHFANMKTVDCVERKGKYVYFTVVMSEGKEIDFRCPQDEGWNAEITLQMVQYKNRQAILAVKSTRQKQQLLVVHMPGQSHKTLRSSPNVA comes from the coding sequence ATGTTGGAAAACGGCAGGAAGGTGTTCAAGGAAGGCGTGCTGGAGAAAAGGAGCGACGGCCTGCTGCAGCTGTGGAAGAAGAAGCTGTGCGTCCTGACCGAGGACGGCGTACTGCTGCTGCCGCCCAAGCAGCACGATAACCCGCAGCAGCAGCAACCGCACCATAACCagcaccaccagcaccaccacCGCGGGGAAGACGCGGGCAAAGTCAAGGAGCTCCACTTCGCCAACATGAAGACAGTGGACTGCGTGGAGCGCAAAGGCAAGTACGTCTACTTCACCGTGGTCATGTCCGAGGGGAAGGAGATCGACTTCAGGTGCCCGCAGGACGAGGGCTGGAACGCGGAGATCACCCTGCAGATGGTCCAGTACAAGAACCGCCAGGCCATCCTGGCGGTCAAGTCTACCCGGCAGAAGCAGCAGCTGCTCGTCGTGCACATGCCTGGACAGAGCCACAAGACGCTGCGGAGCTCGCCGAACGTGGCGTGA